In a genomic window of Jaculus jaculus isolate mJacJac1 chromosome 8, mJacJac1.mat.Y.cur, whole genome shotgun sequence:
- the LOC101611539 gene encoding probable tRNA N6-adenosine threonylcarbamoyltransferase isoform X2 yields MPAVLGFEGSANKIGVGVVRDGEVLANPRRTYVTPPGTGFLPADTARHHRAVILDLLQEALTEAGVTSQDVDCIAYTKGPGMGAPLASVAVVARTVAQLWNKPLLGVNHCIGHIEMGRLITGATSPTVLYVSGGNTQVIAYSEHRYRIFGETIDIAVGNCLDRFARVLKISNDPSPGYNIEQMAKRGTKLIELPYTVKGMDVSFSGILSFIEETVFAMLVEITERAMAHCGSQEALIVGGVGCNMRLQEMMGTMCQERGAQLYATDERFCIDNGAMIAQAGWEMFQAGHRTPLSESGITQRYRTDEVEVTWRD; encoded by the exons ATGCCCGCCGTACTGGGCTTTGAAGGCAGCGCGAACAAGATTGGCGTCGGAGTGGTGAGGGATGGCGAGGTCCTGGCCAACCCGCGGCGCACCTACGTCACGCCCCCGGGCACCG GATTTCTTCCAGCCGATACTGCCAGGCACCACCGAGCTGTTATCCTAGACCTACTGCAAGAAGCACTAACGGAAGCTGGAGTAACCTCCCAGGATGTTGACTGCATTGCTTATACCAAAG GTCCTGGCATGGGAGCCCCATTGGCTTCTGTAGCTGTTGTTGCTCGGACTGTGGCCCAGCTGTGGAATAAGCCATTGCTAGGTGTGAACCATTGTATAGGCCATATTGAAATGGGCCGCCTTATCACTGGAGCCACTAGCCCAACTGTGTTGTATGTCAGTGGAGGAAATACTCAG GTGATAGCCTACTCGGAACATCGGTACCGCATCTTTGGGGAAACCATTGATATTGCTGTTGGTAATTGTCTGGATCGTTTTGCTCGAGTGCTCAAG ATTTCCAATGACCCAAGTCCAGGCTACAACATTGAGCAGATGGCAAAGCG AGGTACGAAACTCATTGAGCTCCCATATACTGTAAAGGGGATGGATGTTTCATTCTCAGggattctttctttcattgag GAAACCGTGTTTGCAATGCTGGTGGAGATCACAGAACGAGCCATGGCGCATTGTGGTTCCCAGGAGGCCCTCATTGTGGGAGGAGTGGGTT GTAACATGAGGCTGCAAGAGATGATGGGGACTATGTGCCAGGAACGTGGAGCCCAGCTTTATGCAACAGACGAGAG gTTCTGTATTGACAATGGAGCCATgatagcccaagctggctgggAGATGTTTCAGGCTGGACACAGGACTCCCCTCAGTGAATCTGGGATTACCCAGAG GTATCGGACAGATGAAGTAGAAGTCACATGGAGGGACTAG
- the LOC101611539 gene encoding probable tRNA N6-adenosine threonylcarbamoyltransferase isoform X1: MPAVLGFEGSANKIGVGVVRDGEVLANPRRTYVTPPGTGFLPADTARHHRAVILDLLQEALTEAGVTSQDVDCIAYTKGPGMGAPLASVAVVARTVAQLWNKPLLGVNHCIGHIEMGRLITGATSPTVLYVSGGNTQVIAYSEHRYRIFGETIDIAVGNCLDRFARVLKISNDPSPGYNIEQMAKRGTKLIELPYTVKGMDVSFSGILSFIEDMAQRMLATGDCTPEDLCFSLQETVFAMLVEITERAMAHCGSQEALIVGGVGCNMRLQEMMGTMCQERGAQLYATDERFCIDNGAMIAQAGWEMFQAGHRTPLSESGITQRYRTDEVEVTWRD; the protein is encoded by the exons ATGCCCGCCGTACTGGGCTTTGAAGGCAGCGCGAACAAGATTGGCGTCGGAGTGGTGAGGGATGGCGAGGTCCTGGCCAACCCGCGGCGCACCTACGTCACGCCCCCGGGCACCG GATTTCTTCCAGCCGATACTGCCAGGCACCACCGAGCTGTTATCCTAGACCTACTGCAAGAAGCACTAACGGAAGCTGGAGTAACCTCCCAGGATGTTGACTGCATTGCTTATACCAAAG GTCCTGGCATGGGAGCCCCATTGGCTTCTGTAGCTGTTGTTGCTCGGACTGTGGCCCAGCTGTGGAATAAGCCATTGCTAGGTGTGAACCATTGTATAGGCCATATTGAAATGGGCCGCCTTATCACTGGAGCCACTAGCCCAACTGTGTTGTATGTCAGTGGAGGAAATACTCAG GTGATAGCCTACTCGGAACATCGGTACCGCATCTTTGGGGAAACCATTGATATTGCTGTTGGTAATTGTCTGGATCGTTTTGCTCGAGTGCTCAAG ATTTCCAATGACCCAAGTCCAGGCTACAACATTGAGCAGATGGCAAAGCG AGGTACGAAACTCATTGAGCTCCCATATACTGTAAAGGGGATGGATGTTTCATTCTCAGggattctttctttcattgag GACATGGCCCAGCGAATGCTGGCCACGGGTGACTGTACTCCTGAGGATCTTTGTTTCTCTTTGCAG GAAACCGTGTTTGCAATGCTGGTGGAGATCACAGAACGAGCCATGGCGCATTGTGGTTCCCAGGAGGCCCTCATTGTGGGAGGAGTGGGTT GTAACATGAGGCTGCAAGAGATGATGGGGACTATGTGCCAGGAACGTGGAGCCCAGCTTTATGCAACAGACGAGAG gTTCTGTATTGACAATGGAGCCATgatagcccaagctggctgggAGATGTTTCAGGCTGGACACAGGACTCCCCTCAGTGAATCTGGGATTACCCAGAG GTATCGGACAGATGAAGTAGAAGTCACATGGAGGGACTAG